In Phaseolus vulgaris cultivar G19833 chromosome 3, P. vulgaris v2.0, whole genome shotgun sequence, the sequence cattaatatatatatatatatatatatatatatatatatatttaacacAGCGTCTCCAAATAATAAGGGATTATAGAATTACAGACAGAAAAAATCAAGGATAACCAACAACTAATTAACACAAACCAAGTCCTTTCATAATAGTACATATAACATGAAGTGTTTGGCTAATATTTGTCGATTCTTgaatactgaatttttgttacTTTATGTAAGTGTGCAGTTAAATATTACAAAGCAAAAACCAAAGTTAAGCCTAAAAGGATTTCTGAAAATTTTAGCAGAATGAATGCTTTTATCTGCACTAGTTGCAATTCTGTGGCTTTGAAAGCTTATTACTGTCTGcaatttaagtttatttttatacaaagattacgaaaaataataaatatatctattttttaaaacaatttcattctcttaaattaataatttaaagatgaattaaaaataaattaaatttttaataacatttataacGATTAATTCATTTGTCATAATAATCTAAATAGCGACAAACTTGTAAATATCAAATGATTTTCTATGtcatatgaaattaaaattgatgtatagttcaagttttttttaagatatttgTTTTGGTATTcagctattttttttatttgtctttACTATCCAATCTTATTATTACCGCCTCTTTTTTCCTCCTCCACGAAACTACCATTTCACACCACTATTCACTAAGGTGAGAtacagtattttttttttcaaaatgtatatgaaggaaaataaataaagataacataacatttttttttaaatgtaatacTTTATGTCGGTAAAATATCATTACAtgaaaaaatgatttattaGAAATAATTTCTGTAGTGCGTGTTTCTATCTATGTGCAACTTATTTTTTTCTGAGTTCAGCAAAAGATAATGTAGAGAAACTGGTTTGCGGCATTACTAGTAAAATCATAGAAGGAACTAACAGAGTTTTGATATATTTGAACTCACAATTAAAAGACCAATATAAATGGACAATTTGTTTATCTTCATACATAATATGGTTAATCTCTTAAATTTGTGATGAGGCAgaactatttttaataaatcttGCTCTATCCAGGTATGGCTGAAAGTCTTCCACCATAATACTGTGTTATTTCTGTTGATTTTTAAAGAACGTAAAACTTTCAAAAGTTTGGTAAGGAATAGTATGAAGATATGAAGTTAGGGAGATGCCAGAAAAAGATATATAGAAAGAGAGATTAATGAGAATATAACGTACCATTGTAATTTGAAACTTGATGGACGCAAAATTGTAGGAGCAGGTGAACGAAAATGAAAGTTGGTGTATGAATAGGGAGAAGGTATTTGTTCAGACAGAACCTCTCTGAGTTCTTTCTGAGAGAAATTAAGAATACAGAAAGCAACCAAGgtttattacaattttataatCACTTCATTATTTTTCTGTGAAGTTATAAAGATGGAAAAAGGAAGCGAAATATGATATTTGGAATGAGTCGATTAATTTAGAGTGGGtcctaataataaaataagacgATAAGACTGCCACTGATCATTTAATATAAGGACAGTATTGGTTGGTTGTTGAACAGGACTTAGTTCGGTTTACCATCAATGGAGCAGTCAAATTCAATGCACTTCTTACGGACACTATTACAAGCATTAGGGTTTACTGAAAATAAAATGTCTTTTGAGAGTTACTATAGTTCATTCATATAACTACAACTATTATACCACTTAATTGATACTATTGTTCTTGTAATTTTTGGTGCCTGGAAAACCTTGAAGGAGCTCAGAAGATTCATCTCTAAATTGTTTAGAGATGTTGGACATTCTAGGAGATATACCACTCTCTCAAGTAAATAAAGAACAAGATCTGTAGGTTAAGGTTTCAGGATGGGAGAGAATTTCACAATACAAAAAGAGGTTTCTGTGGTTagtccttaattttttttaattcataattttagtttctttgaaaaaatatttgtattcttAATATTGGGGTCTTGTACAAAATCAAAAGTTTTTATGAAATTTAGCATTCTTAATAAAATCATTATACTGGTTTAATAGAATGATTGGAACCCATACTTAACTCTACTTGAATGAGTAACTCTCTTTCAGAATTGATTAGTATGGGAAATAGAGGGTACGTGGAAGTTTCTTCAATCGCACATTTCAATCTTTTACATTCCTCACTCTTCATTCATTGTGAGGGAAATAGAGAGTTTCATATTCACGTGGGATGCATGTGCCCTCATCTCTACTCCTCTTCCTCTCTCCCATTTCCAACACCAATCTGATGAGAGGGACACTGTTCTTTCAATTTGTTTCCTTCTTTCTATGACAAATTGGACAGTTCATTGCAGATTTCATGGCAAGAATTCAAAAGCAATACCTGCTTCACTTATTGCTTTTCATAACAACCATGCATATTGCTTTAGCTCATGACTTTCACAATATCTAACCCCCTTCATATATATATGAGTTTTAAAACATAGATGAAAATAATGCAGCATGCCGTTGTTTGTTGGAAAAGATGGTAACAGTTTTAAAAGATATACAAATAAATTACAAGGAGATGATAGGAGCGTTTGGGACCCACTTTTCAATTGGTGAACAGTTCCATCCCTTTTCTTTGCTACAAGACACCAAAAAGTGTTTAGGAACCCAATTTTCTCCTTTTGATTCTCTTTCTCTGTGAAGCTCCCTTTGTCTTTCTTCTATACTTTTCTTTGCTTCTTTTGCCTTTTCCCAGTCTTTGCTTAAGATGGCTTCGCTCAATTTATTCCAAACTAGAACTGTTTCTGTTGGCCACACTCTCTGCATAATAATGTACAACACAATCTAATAATAAAACGGGACACTTGCACATTCACATTTTAAGCAATGAAAATtgagaaaatatatatacatgtatGTGTGTTATCATTAAGGAAAATGTACTTCCTAGAGCTAACACAAACAATATATGATATTTATTACCTCTAGATCCTTGACAACAGGAGCTTGGAGTCCTGATATAACTTCTTTTGCATCATATATCACCCTTACTTCTGCATTGTCTGTATTCTTCACTGTTACAGTACTGCAACAATGTGGGAATGATTGGATTAGGAACATATAGGTAAACAATTGACAAAAAGTGGTGAAAGGTACGTAGGTTTTGATTTCTGAGGACATATAGGTAATTAGTTAATAAAACTTCAGAGTGGGATACCTACCTATCCCAATGACCTTCAATTTTACACAGAATTTTCTTAGATAATGAATCAAAAATCTTCCCTTTAATCAGTCTCCGATTTGTTCCAAACCCAAAGAAAGATTGGCTTATGTAGCTTAATTCTGCCACAAGACCTGTTTCTATGCACCGAATAGTGACATTGCCAAACCAATCATTCCCAGGGACTGGGAAAATTCTGATCAGGAGATTAGGAGAATTCATTTCATAAGTCTCTCCATGATTGTGGAGCTTCAGCTCTCGTTTGCCATGAACATGAGCTTCTACTGAAGTACCTGCATGATTGATTTTGTTATGTATAAGTCTTTCTTTAATAATTCGAATTCAAAATTCAGAAAACGTTGGAACATTAATTATGATCAACTGAAGCTAAAATTAAGGATGACAAAGATTTCCAATTATTATGaaaatgaacatatttattttataaaagaacaTATATATGTTGAAGAACTTAAATTACCAGTGAATTTTGGAACAGTAGAATTGCACCATATAATTTCTATGTTCTCCTTAGAATCGGTTGCATGGAGAGCAGACACCGGAGGGTGATGTGAAACCTGAGAACAAAGCATATTTGTATGGAGATTTGAATTAAGCGTTTTAGGGAAAAGTGAGAATGAAATAACATAGTGAGTATAGTACCTGCTCCAGTAAGACATTGAGGTTTCCTTTGGAAACATGGTGAGTCTCACCAAGAGTGGGATTGTAAGGTGCAACACCAAACCATAAGGGGCGCACTGCAGAAATGGTCCATGCTACAACAGATATGAGTCTATCCAATGGTGTTTTGCCACCGTTGAGGTTGCTTAGGATGTCTAATGCTGTGGAATATACGCACTCTGCATAGCACTGAAGCTCTGACTTGGGCATGTTGAACTCAGGTGGAAGCTGCACCAGTAATCACTTACAATAATATGAGAAATCAAAATTACCTTTTCAAACATAATTTACAACTCTATCATTTCTTGAAAAATGTCACAAACTTTAGTACCAACTCTTTCAATTTAGTCAtgtaataaaaatgttaattgttatatatatatatatatatataatatggtGTAGGTAGCTTACCTTGAAGCAAGAGACATCGGATCCTGGGCGAACATTCTTAAAAAGACTTAGTATGCGCCGCAAAATGTTTGGAGCTTTATAGTTTGTTTCCTGATCTGATTGCCTCTCCAGTGATAATGGCCTACTGAGGACTATTTTTGTCTCCTAcaccacaaaacaaaacataacaCACACTATGATTTGTgagtgatgagagaaatgaatGATGAAGGTCAGAAGCTGAATGAATGTGTACTTAGTTACCATGTATGTCTGCAACAACTTCACTTGCTGAACTCAGAAGCTAGCTAAGGTGAAGctgaatatatattttgttgtaCAAGTGGTAGCTGCTTTTATTTATATCATACCTACACTGTAAAACCTAATTTGCCCTCTACATAACACAGTACATGTGTGTGTAATAACTACACTTCAATGCATAAACAGTTACTATAAATTTTAGGTTACAGTAATTTAAAGATAATTTCTAGCGGTGTGGCCAGGAAGTAGATACATTGAAAAGGTACTATTTGtttccattaaaaaaaaattgttgagaaATAGGATGAATATGTATAATTGATTTCGATGAtcttgaagaaaaataaatgaaactgTAATGTTTCAATCGGTGTTCACATGTTGCTGCATCATGGATCGACAACGCGAGCACGTTTAACATGTCTCACTCAAGCTTTGTGACAATAAATACTGCGTTCCAGACCCAACGTTTTGTTTCTGCCTCGTGTATCGTTTTGGTCCTTcctttttttttggtttttactattttaattgTGAAATATCTATCTATTCATAAACgagatatttcatatttataaaaaaatattaatatgacATTCTACTGGATATTTATCTAAATACATCTCAATTATCActctatttttttcaaaaaatataataaataagaaattcGATGATATGAATTCGATAATTTACATATAGGAGACACATACTTCCACCTTAAAACTTTAAAGtgataaatttgttaatttttgtgctttttctttatatattattcatgTTACACATCTCTCTTTATTGTTAAAtgtttaatttcatatttgaattttttacaaTCTCTTTCGAAATCTCTTTCGAGTATAAATGTGTTCACACATTGCAAACTTTCTTCCCAATTTGAAAGTGGCCCAGGTTGAAAAACACTCCATATGTAAACAATCTTGGCAACttctccctgcaccatatcaatttcaacaTACACCCAATCttctatttaaaatataaaaatattccctcaaaatgataaaaataatcttaaataaataaaaatatagataaaaattaCTTCCGGAATCTTTTATTtggaaatattttggatttcaatttcttgaacatatttttgaatttcaaaactttttatccaaaaatgcattttcaattttgtgttccaaatttttttttgtccgaaatgcatttttttaattttgaattatatttattattttggatttttaaattcgaaataaggataattttgaaaatttttaaaaaataatagaatgcAAGTTAGAATTGATATCGCACAAAAAGAAATTGCAATCTAAATTATCTTCAATTGTGTTTTATTGTTTGTTATTCTTGCTAATTCAACCACtattataaacttttttaatattaaatattaaattttcttattaactataaataagatcaattcataatatataaataagtacaaatttcacgttaattttataagattaaattaaatttaaaatttaattaaaattagtataaaaattatttagaatttattttaatcagAACTTGTTATTATTTCATCAATTATTAAACCATTCATAAATATCTAATTTCACACATAAATTAAAATCTCAATCTCAGCGTAAAAAACGTAAAGGATTGTATTAAAGATTTcatagagataaaaataattaatatataagtaatttttgtaagatgaatttagatttaaaagtccaacttttaatataaaaataactaataataCAAAAAGTATTGAAATTTAAAAGGAAAACGactaataacaataaataaactAAGGAGCAATGATTGGGGCTGGAGGGACCCATTTATGAATGGGTAAGCAGACCCATTCCCACGTGTCTTTGCTGTAGGACACCCTAAAGTTCTTAGGAACCCAGCTTTCTCCTTTCATACCTCTTTCTCTAACCATCTTCTTCTCTCTTTCCTCCACACCTTCCTTTTCTTCACTCGCTTTCTCCCATTCATTCCTCATTATGGCTTCACTCAACTCACCCCAAACAACAGCTGATTCACTTCTCCACACCCTCTGCATGTAACAATCACAACACCAACAAAACCTTTTAATTGCCAAATTATCCAACAcaagtaaaattaaaattactaaCTCCATTGATACCAATAATTCATGCTGTCAGTTGTCGGTTTTTTCTGTAAGTAACTAGATGATAAACATGTgcttaattgaaataaaacaaTTAGGCTCAAATCAAAGTCTTTATATAATGACAGAGATTACGAATGTACATCTGTATCTGCTTGGGTGGTGGCTATGCAGAAGTTTTTCTACGGTACATGTTTGGAAAGGGACGTGTACGCGGAATTACGGAGTTTCCAACCTAACTATGTCAACACGTCGTTACAATTAAATGCTTGATGCAATATGTTAAGAACATTATGCTTGATTATTGATTGCTGTACGACTCACTAAAACTGAAGCACATACCGTATTTATTTGTTTAGGATGCGTCGCTATCATTTAAGTTTCTTTTTCATTGtcatatatatgaaaaaaagaaCAACAAGAAACTCTAGTTAGAAATCAAATATCATAAGAGATTACGATATTTCATAACAATCTTTGAACTCTTGttagaaataaaatatcaataaaagaTTAGGATATTTCTTgttaaaaatcaaatatcaataAGAGATTAGGATATTTCATAGTTTATAAGTGGATGTAAACCTAATCTCTAAATCCTAAATCTTAtattataagttggttttatgaaattaaattaaacttaaaatacaattcttaataacttttttttaacttttaaaggATTCAAACGGATGAGaacatacaaaataatattctttgattataaaatgaaccaactattaaaatttttaaatcaaattacaACACTAATTACGTTTAATAAAACtactttattaaatataattttttgcaTGTATTAAATTTTGACAATCTAATAGTTTAAGTTAAAAGTTTTTATCGAATGAGTAAGTCTGCaggtttttataaatttttaaatcattTGATAGTAATCAAATAAAATTACCCTGCTATAAAAATGTTTGATATCCAATTTTAGTtgagataataaaaaaatgactggattatttaaatttaaaacacacTAAAAGTTACCCACTTGGTTATctctttaatataattttattgtgtttataatttaatgaaaaggacaatttttttcttcactATTACAGGGGATGATTTGTCTAAAGAACATTCTTGTAGTTCCTAATCAGAAAAGGCTTTTGCAGGCCATGCCAGGAAGATTGGTTGATAAATATCAGggatatataaatataactaattaaatatcacaAGCAAATGGAGACAGAGCAGAAGTTAATTACCTCTGCATCCTTAACCATAGGTGTTTTGAGCCCCGAAATGACTTCTTTTGCATCATATATCACTCTGACTTCTCCACTGTTTGAATCCTTCACTTGAACTGTCCTgcataatttaatttcataagaAATGTGTCACTATAATCATCATGTGTAGCATAATATTCTTGAAAAATCAAGTCATGTGAAAGTCATTAGagaaattatataaaagaattctatgaaatgaataaattttaaattatagagATGGAAGAAGAATAAATTAATGTTGGAGTTGGAGAGAGTATACACGTACTTATCCCAATGACCATCAACTTCGTAGAGAACTTTGAATAATGATGAGTCAATGATCTTCCCTTTGATCAAGTTACGATTTCCCCCAAATCCAAAAAGCGAGTGGCTTGATGTGTATGATATTTCAGCAACAAGACCTGTCTCAGGGCACCGTATATTAACATTGCCAATCCAGTCCATCCGAGGAACTGGAAGAATTCTAATTGAAAGGTGAGGACTATTCATTTCATATGTTTCCCCATGATTTAGGAGCTTCAGCAGCCGTTTACCATGCACTTCAGCATCAATGGATGTGCCTGCATATTTAGTTTGAAATTCTCTCATGAATTTACAGACATGACTGCTGAATAAGGGGCTAGCATTTACAACTTGAAATTTGACTTGAGACAGGTTAATTAAAATACTTGTTCAAGATCATTGTGAACCAACATAAGCAATGTTTTGCATGGATTCAACCATGGCATAAGTCAGAGGAACATGTAAAGATTCCACACCCAATTTGACCATCTAGAGGAAGACTGCAAAATTATACTAGTGACATCTTAATGAAATGCAGCACTTGAAAGAATGCATTCAGTTTTCACTTTGATATCTCATTTGTAGAAGGCAGGTAAATGccataatgcaaaaaaatagAAGTCTTAGTGACACTCTTTAATTTCCTCACTAGTTAAAATTCATTAGAAATTACAGAATGGTGAGTGTGACTCAACAAATAAGAAGTAAAATTCCCACAAATTTATGATTTCTAACAAATTTCAGCTAGTGATGTAGAGTTTAAAAAATGTGTCAAGAGTGTACTGCGAACATATGTTCCTTTCTTAATTCTTTCTAATATCTCGTAATTGCTCTATGAGTGGTGAGCCACAGAAATTTGCTGCATGCCGAAAACTGAAAGCTACTACAACCATTCTGTAAGTTCGTTGTCGAGACAGATTTTAGTTATTGGCTAATTAATTAGGAATTGGAAAAGAATTGTATTGCAATTGTACATTTCAGTTTTTAAATTATGAGTTAGTGTGGATTTGAGTTACTAATTGTCCTAGAAAAAGGTGAAAGATACCATGAAATTTTGGAACAGGTTGTTGCCACCATATCATTTCAATGTTTTCCTTCTCATCTGTTGCATGGAGGGCAGACACAGGAGGGTTGACAGAAACCTGCAGACACAAGAAGGTGATTATGTTATTATATCTATCACGTTCAATGAAGAGAGAGTCCACATTTGAGCACAAATTGAGAAGCAATAAGTACCTGCTCCAGTAGGACATTGAGATTGCCCTTAGAAACATGGTGCGTCTCTCCAAGAGTAGGAGTATAAGGAGCCACACCAAAAGATGAAGGGCGTGTGGTAGATATGCTCCATGCTACCACAGATGTGAACCTGTCCAGTGGACTCTGCTCACTGTTGCATTTGCTCAGCAAGTTGGAAGATGTGCAGTACACTGATTCACCATAGCATTGGAGCTGAGATTTTGGGAAATTAAACACAGGCGGCAGCTGTACACAACACAAAATACTTAAATCTGTGATCATTCATAACTAATGCCTATTAGACAGTCACCATTAAGTTAATCCACCCTCTTTGTTCATGTTTAATTTTTGGTAAAAATATCTACTCATCACCTTTGATCAATTCTCCTTTTGAATCAGATTAACTTTACTCAAAAGTTGAGTCCACTCGAAATCATTAAAGTTATCCTCTATACATGTATGACTGTACTTGTATACATTTAAGCATTAAAATTGTATtcacaaatataattttgtcaGTCTTTGGTATTGCCGAAAATTATAGGCAAATGTAGTTGTTGATATAATCTAAGTTTTAAGAAATGTATCTAAATATTCATCGAATAGAATATGTTAGAGCATTGAAGCAGTGTATGTAAATTTGGTAGGTCTAGATGAAGTTGAAAGTTAGTGTAAGAGAGAACTTGCCTGGAAGTTTGTGAGATCTGATCCTGGCCGCACGTTCTTGAGTAAACCTAACAAGCGACGCAGGAGATTGGGGGCTCTATAAAACGGTTCTGCATCAGATTCGCCTTCTAATGAGAAGGGTTTggtcaaaacaatttttttagctTCCTTCCCCATGGCTACCTCCATCTCCACCTAACCACAATCAAACACATTCTTAATACCCTTAAACATTTACCATTATCtgtgtataaattaattaaaatatgagCAAATAGCAATGacctttataaaatattaactgcgatattaaattatttttaaaaactgatATATAGAAGAGAGTTTCTTGTAGCCTTCATTTTTTgactctttatttttattatttaaaaattctataattttagttcaattcttaattttgtatgtgtttatttttttcatattttaattaacttctttacagaatattaaataaataacttcttctttcttctttttaactCCTTATGGCAATTAAAAAACAGTGACTAGAATTGGTATCAATAATATTCTACAGTATCGTGTAGTGGGAGAACGAATATCAACCTTCCTTTTTTAAGTTTCTCGTTTCGCTTTCACGTGCTATAAGGTTTTAAGGTGGTGACATGACAACCAACgcatataatattataatagcATTATATTGCGTGATTAACCAAAATGTCTACAAACAA encodes:
- the LOC137807252 gene encoding oxysterol-binding protein-related protein 4B-like, with protein sequence METKIVLSRPLSLERQSDQETNYKAPNILRRILSLFKNVRPGSDVSCFKLPPEFNMPKSELQCYAECVYSTALDILSNLNGGKTPLDRLISVVAWTISAVRPLWFGVAPYNPTLGETHHVSKGNLNVLLEQVSHHPPVSALHATDSKENIEIIWCNSTVPKFTGTSVEAHVHGKRELKLHNHGETYEMNSPNLLIRIFPVPGNDWFGNVTIRCIETGLVAELSYISQSFFGFGTNRRLIKGKIFDSLSKKILCKIEGHWDSTVTVKNTDNAEVRVIYDAKEVISGLQAPVVKDLERVWPTETVLVWNKLSEAILSKDWEKAKEAKKSIEERQRELHRERESKGENWVPKHFLVSCSKEKGWNCSPIEKWVPNAPIISL
- the LOC137807253 gene encoding oxysterol-binding protein-related protein 4C-like: MEVAMGKEAKKIVLTKPFSLEGESDAEPFYRAPNLLRRLLGLLKNVRPGSDLTNFQLPPVFNFPKSQLQCYGESVYCTSSNLLSKCNSEQSPLDRFTSVVAWSISTTRPSSFGVAPYTPTLGETHHVSKGNLNVLLEQVSVNPPVSALHATDEKENIEMIWWQQPVPKFHGTSIDAEVHGKRLLKLLNHGETYEMNSPHLSIRILPVPRMDWIGNVNIRCPETGLVAEISYTSSHSLFGFGGNRNLIKGKIIDSSLFKVLYEVDGHWDKTVQVKDSNSGEVRVIYDAKEVISGLKTPMVKDAERVWRSESAVVWGELSEAIMRNEWEKASEEKEGVEEREKKMVRERGMKGESWVPKNFRVSYSKDTWEWVCLPIHKWVPPAPIIAP